A window of the Diorhabda carinulata isolate Delta chromosome 1, icDioCari1.1, whole genome shotgun sequence genome harbors these coding sequences:
- the LOC130899101 gene encoding scavenger receptor class B member 1 isoform X1 has translation MKGREKLCAKLSSAFLRKWWFVIAISLGCLLFGIIVAVFFNSWVNLVINSQIKLKEGSQTFKWWSKPPVEPKIKVYIYNVTNADEFLNNGSKPIVDELGPYVYIEKWERKNVTFHDNGTLTFNLQKMYRFDATTSNGSQEDLVVVPNIPMLSATSQSKHAARFLRLAMASIMDILKIKPFVEVSVGQLLWGYEDPLLKLAKDVVPKEQKLPYEEFGLLYKKNGTSEDNITVNTGVEDITKYGLIDNVNGIKKLPHYATDQCNSLEASDGSIFPPHMTKNTTVYIFDKDLCRRLPLVFQKEVLSSSNEVPAFRFSPPKNVFASVEENPDNACFCPQGPPCTPSGFFNVSLCQYDSPILLSFPHFYLADDKYRTAVEGISPPDPEKHTFYMDIQPEMGSAMSARARIQINLAVSQVVDIKQVATFPDIVFPIMWFEEGLESLPPEMTGLMKLATTVPPIARIVITIVLFFIGAILLIIAIWRLVRGANRLSSLHLAPGHVGPPNKTKDLPMANVPKY, from the exons ggTTCGTCATAGCAATATCTCTAGGATGTCTACTTTTTGGCATAATTGTAGCTGTTTTCTTCAATAGTTGGGTTAATCTAGTTATAAATTCA caaataaaattaaaagaaggATCTCAGACATTCAAATGGTGGTCGAAACCCCCAGTAGAACCCAAGATCAAGGTATATATTTATAACGTTACCAATGCTGACGAGTTCCTTAATAATGGATCGAAACCAATTGTTGACGAATTGGGACCATATGTATACAT AGAAAAATGGGAGAGAAAAAATGTTACTTTCCACGACAATGGAACCCTCACTTTTAacttacaaaaaatgtatcggTTTGACGCGACCACATCAAATGGTAGTCAAGAAGATTTAGTGGTTGTGCCAAATATACCTATGCTG aGTGCAACCTCACAATCGAAACATGCAGCAAGATTTTTGAGGTTGGCAATGGCAAGTATAATGgatattttgaagataaaaccTTTTGTAGAAGTATCAGTTGGTCAATTGCTATGGGGTTACGAAGATCCTTTATTAAAACTAGCCAAAGATGTTGTTCCTAAAGAACAAAAATTGCCATATGAAGAATTCGGTCTGTTATACAAG aaaaatggTACTTCGGAAGATAATATAACGGTGAATACTGGAGTAgaagatattacaaaatatggTTTAATTGACAATGTAAATGGAATCAAAAAACTTCCGCATTACGCTACAGATCAATGTAACAGTTTAGAAGCTTCAGATGGTTCAATATTCCCACCACACATGACCAAAAATACGACAGTGTacatttttgataaagatttatgCCGCAGATTGCCATTAGT ATTTCAAAAAGAAGTTCTTTCAAGCAGTAACGAAGTACCAGCATTCAGATTTAGTCCACCCAAAAATGTTTTCGCAAGCGTAGAGGAAAATCCAGACAATGCCTGCTTCTGTCCCCAAGGACCTCCTTGCACACCATCTGGattcttcaatgtttctttATGTCAATACG aTTCTCCTATATTACTATCATTCCCACATTTCTACCTCGCTGATGATAAATACAGAACTGCAGTAGAAGGAATTTCCCCACCTGATCCAGAAAAACATACATTCTATATGGATATTCAACCG GAAATGGGCTCTGCTATGTCAGCAAGGGCACGTATACAAATCAATTTGGCTGTTTCTCAAGTAGTGGATATTAAACAAGTAGCCACTTTTCCAGACATTGTTTTTCCTATAATGTGGTTCGAAGAA GGTTTGGAATCGTTACCTCCAGAGATGACAGGCTTAATGAAATTAGCAACTACAGTTCCACCAATCGCAAGAATAGTCATAACAATTGTGTTGTTTTTCATAGGAGCTATTCTCCTCATAATCGCCATTTGGAGGTTGGTAAGAGGAGCTAACAGACTTAGTTCACTCCACTTGGCACCTGGACACGTTGGACCTCCCAATAAAACAAAGGACTTGCCAATGGCTAATGTTCCAAAATATTAG
- the LOC130899101 gene encoding scavenger receptor class B member 1 isoform X2 → MALPKKMKLIWGFVIAISLGCLLFGIIVAVFFNSWVNLVINSQIKLKEGSQTFKWWSKPPVEPKIKVYIYNVTNADEFLNNGSKPIVDELGPYVYIEKWERKNVTFHDNGTLTFNLQKMYRFDATTSNGSQEDLVVVPNIPMLSATSQSKHAARFLRLAMASIMDILKIKPFVEVSVGQLLWGYEDPLLKLAKDVVPKEQKLPYEEFGLLYKKNGTSEDNITVNTGVEDITKYGLIDNVNGIKKLPHYATDQCNSLEASDGSIFPPHMTKNTTVYIFDKDLCRRLPLVFQKEVLSSSNEVPAFRFSPPKNVFASVEENPDNACFCPQGPPCTPSGFFNVSLCQYDSPILLSFPHFYLADDKYRTAVEGISPPDPEKHTFYMDIQPEMGSAMSARARIQINLAVSQVVDIKQVATFPDIVFPIMWFEEGLESLPPEMTGLMKLATTVPPIARIVITIVLFFIGAILLIIAIWRLVRGANRLSSLHLAPGHVGPPNKTKDLPMANVPKY, encoded by the exons ggTTCGTCATAGCAATATCTCTAGGATGTCTACTTTTTGGCATAATTGTAGCTGTTTTCTTCAATAGTTGGGTTAATCTAGTTATAAATTCA caaataaaattaaaagaaggATCTCAGACATTCAAATGGTGGTCGAAACCCCCAGTAGAACCCAAGATCAAGGTATATATTTATAACGTTACCAATGCTGACGAGTTCCTTAATAATGGATCGAAACCAATTGTTGACGAATTGGGACCATATGTATACAT AGAAAAATGGGAGAGAAAAAATGTTACTTTCCACGACAATGGAACCCTCACTTTTAacttacaaaaaatgtatcggTTTGACGCGACCACATCAAATGGTAGTCAAGAAGATTTAGTGGTTGTGCCAAATATACCTATGCTG aGTGCAACCTCACAATCGAAACATGCAGCAAGATTTTTGAGGTTGGCAATGGCAAGTATAATGgatattttgaagataaaaccTTTTGTAGAAGTATCAGTTGGTCAATTGCTATGGGGTTACGAAGATCCTTTATTAAAACTAGCCAAAGATGTTGTTCCTAAAGAACAAAAATTGCCATATGAAGAATTCGGTCTGTTATACAAG aaaaatggTACTTCGGAAGATAATATAACGGTGAATACTGGAGTAgaagatattacaaaatatggTTTAATTGACAATGTAAATGGAATCAAAAAACTTCCGCATTACGCTACAGATCAATGTAACAGTTTAGAAGCTTCAGATGGTTCAATATTCCCACCACACATGACCAAAAATACGACAGTGTacatttttgataaagatttatgCCGCAGATTGCCATTAGT ATTTCAAAAAGAAGTTCTTTCAAGCAGTAACGAAGTACCAGCATTCAGATTTAGTCCACCCAAAAATGTTTTCGCAAGCGTAGAGGAAAATCCAGACAATGCCTGCTTCTGTCCCCAAGGACCTCCTTGCACACCATCTGGattcttcaatgtttctttATGTCAATACG aTTCTCCTATATTACTATCATTCCCACATTTCTACCTCGCTGATGATAAATACAGAACTGCAGTAGAAGGAATTTCCCCACCTGATCCAGAAAAACATACATTCTATATGGATATTCAACCG GAAATGGGCTCTGCTATGTCAGCAAGGGCACGTATACAAATCAATTTGGCTGTTTCTCAAGTAGTGGATATTAAACAAGTAGCCACTTTTCCAGACATTGTTTTTCCTATAATGTGGTTCGAAGAA GGTTTGGAATCGTTACCTCCAGAGATGACAGGCTTAATGAAATTAGCAACTACAGTTCCACCAATCGCAAGAATAGTCATAACAATTGTGTTGTTTTTCATAGGAGCTATTCTCCTCATAATCGCCATTTGGAGGTTGGTAAGAGGAGCTAACAGACTTAGTTCACTCCACTTGGCACCTGGACACGTTGGACCTCCCAATAAAACAAAGGACTTGCCAATGGCTAATGTTCCAAAATATTAG
- the LOC130899111 gene encoding uncharacterized protein LOC130899111 yields the protein MASVGFRWLDILEKEFDKAFVDLDLNISELESEEASLVFNVRQKLCTLSSCFAQLTHKAQTIFQNSAKLEAELIHMRAELIESKSKREVLENELHHLLLQLHSSQLSRLPDSLGNKKQDQYIKPDVNMIKQKFEAEIRQSPIHTVSTKDQDELKINPMLLEPAQYKANIMQLESENASLRNEVLSLTSEVYGAKLAAKYLDKELAGRIQQLQLLGREMRGDIRDKLWRQLESEILLQRHKTVVRACRRNSALNGTSKLKPDADSNADTTEHFGDIRTVLVRRKPDQGLGISITGGREHGVPILISELEPNGPAALSEQLYIGDAILFVNDIDLRNTCHREAVSILQQQQGDSTLQVQYVAADDSDNSLEEDGFNFRFFDESVCDTNSATNYKSTEDIINTPTAPRTPDSSSGSRSPKQNISSADEIFSSIGIDKKQIEHFQNIFDNITGDNGNLQEYNDLRQSTNEDVSKSKSNNNDSPENITKNITTDNDYNVDTNDLILLDNVTNNIIKLENFKKVDVMSTIENNCNTSTNSLNSENLSSPMQTSTDIYLDSEIISTDVASNDSQSPKNLQEPFKVKFNYGTGNVKPESELKLYTSNESLSNPKSDQSLLNSEDSYRSSPVYKLTREYKKQKKYKKKYFGVKTLQSIFSKYDGYSDIDTTASEFGDDPPRNVIKEMEIVETDSNKYADISPQFEENIHSLLSDIFVKHFPVVSSEQNASINLNRTVGTKKYFSLHGQNLRVGKALKLCPNDEFTDNDSDQKKEKLLARYVYNANSLSAEGIGDPDFGTPV from the exons GCTGAGTTAATACACATGCGAGCGGAATTAATAGAATCCAAATCAAAACGAGAGGTTCTGGAAAATGAATTGCATCATTTGTTACTCCAGTTACATTCCTCGCAACTTTCTAGACTTCCAGATAGTTTAGGCAACAAAAAACAAGACCAATACATTAAACCGGATGTCAacatgataaaacaaaaatttgaggCCGAAATTAGGCAAAGTCCAATTCATACAG tttcaactAAGGATcaagatgaattaaaaattaacccAATGCTGTTAGAACCTGCTCAGTACAAAGCCAATATTATGCAGTTAGAATCAGAGAATGCGTCTTTGAGGAATGAAGTTTTATCACTTACTAGTGAAGTTTATGGTGCTAAGTTAGCTGCGAAATATTTGGACAAAGAATTAGCGGGAAGAATTCAACAGCTACAGTTATTAG gTAGAGAAATGAGAGGTGATATAAGGGACAAATTATGGAGACAATTAGAGTCAGAAATTCTTTTACAAAGACACAAAACCGTGGTTCGTGCCTGCAGAAGAAATAGTGCATTAAATGGAACTTCAAAATTGAAGCCCGATGCTGATTCAAATGCCGATACGACAGAGCACTTTGGGGATATCCGCACAGTATTAGTTAGAAGAAAACCTGATCAAGGATTGGGTATTAGTATCACA GGTGGTAGAGAACATGGAGTTCCTATTTTAATATCAGAATTGGAACCTAATGGGCCAGCTGCCTTATCTGAACAACTCTACATTGGCGATGCAATTCTGTTTGTAAATGACATAGATTTGAGGAATACTTGTCACAGAGAAGCAGTTAGTATTCTTCAGCAGCAGCAAGGGGACTCTACTTTACAGGTTCAATATGTAGCGGCAGATGATAGTGATAATTCTTTAGAAGAAGATGGATTCAATTTTAG attttttgatgAAAGTGTTTGTGATACTAACAGTGCAACTAATTATAAATCGACTGAAGATATAATAAATACACCTACAGCTCCTCGAACGCCAGATTCTAGTTCCGGGAGTAG gtCCCCCAAACAAAATATTAGCAGTGCcgatgaaatattttcaagtatagGTATTGATAAGAAACAAAtagaacattttcaaaatattttcgacaaCATAACTGGTGATAACGGAAATTTGCAGGAATACAATGATTTAAGACAATCAACTAATGAAGACGTATCGAAAagtaaatcaaataataatgattcCCCTGAGAacattactaaaaatattactaccGACAATGATTATAATGTAGATACAAATGATTTAATTCTGCTCGATAAtgtaacaaacaatattatcaaattagAGAACTTCAAAAAAGTAGACGTTATGTCAACAATAGAAAATAACTGTAACACATCAACAAACTCTCTTAATTCTGAAAATTTATCCTCGCCTATGCAAACAAGTACAGACATTTATTTAGattctgaaattatttcaacTGATGTTGCATCTAATGATTCTCAATCTCCTAAAAATTTACAAGAACCCTTTAAAGTAAAGTTTAATTACGGCACTGGGAATGTCAAACCAGAAAGTGAATTGAAACTTTATACTTCTAATGAATCACTTTCCAATCCAAAAAGTGATCAAAGTCTGCTAAATTCAGAGGACAGCTACCGAAGCTCTCCTGTATACAAACTTACtagagaatataaaaaacaaaagaagtacaAAAAGAAATACTTTGGAGTTAAAACTTTGCAGAGCATATTTAGTAAATATGACGGATATTCTGATATTGACACAACTGCTTCCGAGTTTGGAGACGATCCACCAAGAAATGTaataaaagaaatggaaattgTCGAAACTGACTCCAATAAGTATGCAGATATCAGTCCCCAATTTGAGGAGAATATTCATAGTTTGTTATCtgatatttttgtaaaacattttccGGTAGTAAGTTCAGAACAGAATGCAAgtataaatttgaatagaactgtcggtacaaaaaaatatttttctttacacGGCCAGAACTTGAGAGTAGGTAAAGCGCTAAAATTGTGTCCTAATGATGAATTTACAGATAATGACAGTGATCAAAAAAAGGAGAAACTTTTGGCTAGATATGTTTATAATGCAAATTCTTTAAGTGCTGAAGGTATTGGTGATCCAGACTTTGGGACACCCGTTTGA